A stretch of DNA from Falsirhodobacter algicola:
GATCGGCGGATCGGCGGTCAGCGTCAGGGCCACGCCCTCGACGCGGTCCGCGCCGGTGTTTTCCACCGACAGGCCGCGCAGCACCGACACGCCGTTCTGCGCCGAGGCGAAGTTGACCTGCCCCGCCGGTGCCAGCGTCACGGCCAGCGTGGAGGGAAGGGGGGCGTCGGGCAGGTCGGTCATCGGGGTCTTTCGGGGAGCGGTGAAGGGGGCGGTCCTGCCGAAGGGGGGGCGGGATGCGGGGGGACGGGAGGGGCGCGCGTTCAGCGCAGGGCGGCCGGACAGGGACCGCGCGCGGCATGGCCGCCATCCGCGGCCGCGGACGGTCCGGGCCGAGGATCGACGGAGGATGAGAGCCGAAACGCCAAGAAGCACCGGGGTCCATGTTGCCGGGGCACTATCGGAAGAATGGCGTCCGGCCACAAGGGAATTCGCGCGCCTCCATGACATTTCGTGTCATGGTTCGGCAAGGGCCCGCCGGTCCGGCATTTGCGGTTGCATGGCCGCGCGCCCCGCGCCATCGTCCGCCCCAAGGGGGAACAGGGATGAGCGCATTTTCACTCTCGGGCCGCAGGGCCCTCGTCACCGGCGCGAATGCCGGGATCGGACAGGCGATCGCGGTGGCGCTGGCGCGTGCGGGGGCCGAGGTCGTCTGCACCGGGCGGCGCAGTTGCGACGAGACGGTGGCCATGATCGTCGATGCCGGGGGCCGCGCCCATGACCAGCGCGCCGATTTCGCCGATCCGATGGCGGGGGCGGCGCTGTTCGACGGTGCGCCGGTCGATATCCTCGTGAACAATGCCGGCATCATCCGCCGCGCCGACAGCACCGATTTCACCGAGGCCGATTGGGATGCGGTGATGGATGTGAACCTGAAGGCGGTGTTCTTCACCAGTCAGGCCTTTGCGCGGGCGGTGATCGCGCGGGGCGGGGCGGGCAAGATCGTCAACATCGCCTCGCTCCTGTCGTTTCAGGGCGGGATCCGCGTTCCGTCCTATACGGCGGCCAAGCATGGCGTGGCGGGGCTGACGAAGATCCTCGCCAACGAATGGGCCGGGCAGGGCATCAACGTGAACGCCATCGCCCCCGGCTATATCGCCACCGCCAATACCGAGGCGCTGCGGGCCGATCCCGACCGCTCCCGCGCGATTCTAGAGCGTATTCCCGCAGGTCGCTGGGGCCGCCCGGAGGACATCGCCGAAAGCGCGGTTTTCCTGGCCGCGCCCGCGTCGGACTATGTCTCGGGGGCGGTGCTGAACGTCGATGGCGGCTGGATGGCGCGCTGAGGGCGCCCGG
This window harbors:
- the kduD gene encoding 2-dehydro-3-deoxy-D-gluconate 5-dehydrogenase KduD: MSAFSLSGRRALVTGANAGIGQAIAVALARAGAEVVCTGRRSCDETVAMIVDAGGRAHDQRADFADPMAGAALFDGAPVDILVNNAGIIRRADSTDFTEADWDAVMDVNLKAVFFTSQAFARAVIARGGAGKIVNIASLLSFQGGIRVPSYTAAKHGVAGLTKILANEWAGQGINVNAIAPGYIATANTEALRADPDRSRAILERIPAGRWGRPEDIAESAVFLAAPASDYVSGAVLNVDGGWMAR